A segment of the Pseudoalteromonas sp. UG3-2 genome:
CAAAAAACTCAGGTGTTTCCGCTGGAGCGCAATGCGGCGGTGCGTTCGCGGTTAACCCATTCCCTTGAGGTGCAGCAAAATGGTCGTTTTATTGCCAAGAAAATTGTCGCTGAACTGCAAAAGCAAGGTCGTGGTGAGTTATTAAAGTATCAAGATAAGAACGGCCATGAAGTGGATCTAGGCGAATGCTTGGTAACGCTGTCGGAAATGGCGTGTTTGCTGCACGACATTGGTAATCCGGCCTTTGGCCATTTTGGCGAAGCGGCGATTAATGACTGGTTTAAGCGTTACCTAAGTGCCGAACCTCGTTTTGCCAACAGCACTAAAACGGCGCTTAGTTTTGGTCAACAAACGCCGCAAGAATCGGATTTAGCGGTATTAACCCCAGAAATGGAATTGCTGCTGGATATTTGTAGTTTTGAGGGCAATGCGCAAGCCATTCGGGTTATTCATACCTTGTCTGAGCTTAATCTCACCTATTCGCAAACCGCCACCATTTTAAAATATACCCGCGCGGCGACAACGCCTAAGTCTACGGTGGCCGATGCCTTTAGTACGCTGCAAAAGAAAGTAGGATATTACTACAGCGAGAGCGAGTTTATTTCGGAGCTGTGCGACAAGCTGCAAATGCCGCTGGGTCATCGCCATCCTGTGGCTTATATTATGGAAGCGGCTGATGACATCGCTTATTGCCTTGCCGATATGGAAGATGCGGTAGAAAAAGGTATTTTAGGGGTCGATGAGCTCACCGCCCTGTTAATTGAAGAATATCAGACCATTGCCACCCGCTTTGGGATCAGTGACGACAAGCACTTGGAGCTGATGAGTAAAAAGCTTCATTATGCTAACGATAAGGCCAGTAAGCACCCGGATAACTTTGAAAACGAGTTCTTTATTTGGTTGCGGGTGGGGTTGTTGCATCCTTTGGTTGAGCATGCCAAAGACCGCTTTATTACTAATCTTGAGGCCGTATACGACGGCAGCTTTAATGGGGCTTTGCTAGAAGACAAAAGTCACCTGCACGCCATTGCCAAAGCGTTAAAAGTGGTGGCGGCGAAACGGGTGTTTTCTGATAAGGAAGTTGAGCAGCTAGAGCTGCAGGGATACAAGATCACCAGTGGTATTTTAAATGAATACCAACGGGTGTTGGATTTGGATGAGTCGGCCTTTCAAGCTGCGCTTGCTGGTGATAATGGTTTTGCTGTGGAGTCGCGGTTATTAAATCGCATTTCGAAAAAGTATGTTGCCGTGTATCGGGCTGCGGTTGCCGAGTTGAGCGAGTCGCAGCGTGAGCAGGCTGTTTATGAGTTTTATTATCGCTGCCGCTTGTTGCAAGACTTTATTAGCGGCATGACTGACCAATTTGCTTACGATACCTATCGGGTGTTGACTGCGATTGATTAGGTTTTATCGCCGCGTAAAGCGGCGCCTACCTTCTTCTGTTGCCCTCATTATTTTCTGGTGGCTTTGTAGTCACTCTTTTCGCTTTCGCTTGTGGACCCTGAATTAAGTTCAGGGCGACGGTGTTTTTTAGTTTAGAGTGGGTGTCCTTATAACGCTTTGCTTCCTGATAACGCTGTGCTCTATAAAAGATCGCCGCGTAAAGCGGCTCCTACCATCACCTGTTGCTTTCGTTGTTTTGGGCTTGATGCGGAGTCACTCTTTTCGCTTTCGCTTATGGACCCTGAATCAAGTTCAGGGTGACGGTGTTTTTTCAGGTTTTAGTTGGTTTATTTAAGGTGATAGTTGTTAATACGGAATGGCCTTGCAAGCTATAAAGATCGCAGTGTTAAGCGGCTCCTACCCTGCTTTTTTATTAATTGCTTTGTGAATTGAGAATTTGTTTTATATAAAGCTCAAAGTCGCCCAAATGATGTTTAACCACCGCAATAACAATGTCGATGTTGAGTGCCTGATAATCATGGACGGCAATGTTTCTTAGGCCGACCATTTTTTGTAAGTTTTGGGCCACGGTGGCATCGATAAAGTTACCTGTCTCTATTAGTTCGAAACAATGTCTTGAAGATTGTGGAATGCCAAGCTGGTGCTGTTTTATTAATACATTAGCGATATCGATTGCCGCCTCACAGGCGCGCTGGAGGTTTAGAATAACAGAGTCTTGCTTGGTAAAGTTGGTTTTAAACTCAGCTTCATCGCTAAACTCTTCGTTTATGCGTGTTAAACAGCGTTTAATGTTGGCTATTTTATTGAGGATGACATCATTCATCTTTAACACCTTGAATGTATGCATCAACCACATCGCGACGCTGCTCTTGCAAATGCGCATACATTGAATAAGCTGCGGCACTGAATGTATCGTCTTCGATCTTCTCGCCAAATAGTAGCCTTCCTGTACTTGCGACCTGCATTTTTAGCACCGTACTTGCCTGGCGTAAATCGACTAAGTCAACATCGCAGTCTAGTCTAATGGCGAGCTCTTGAGCAATTGTGAACCTTTGATAGTTATCAAGTGGTTGGCTGGTTAATATTGCCACGTCGTAGTCGCTTTTAGTGGTGTTAGAGCCATCAGCGCGAGAGCCAAATAAATACACCAAAGTCAGTGTGGGGATCTTTTCGCGTAAGCACTGAACAATGATTTTTTCTTTTTCTATCATAGCCTTCACTTTTGCTCGTTTACTTTGGTAAGTATACCGCTTTTTGCTAAAAAGATAAGCCTTGTTAGGAGTTCGGTCAGATAGTGATTTTGTGGCTTTTAGTTTTTGGAAGCGATTTATGAAAACAATGTCCATTTTAGGTTTGGTTATGATTGCTTGTTTATAGGTAGCACCTTGATTGATAGCTGGTTTCACCAGGTGAAGCGGTGCAAAATTGGGGTTTTTAATACTTGGTTAAAAGTGGGTGTCTTGATAACGCTTTGCTCTATAAAAGATCGCCGCGTAAAGCATCGCCTTCTTTACAGTTTGGTGCTTAGCTTTTAACGGGTGTCCTGACAGTTTATTCTAAAGCTGCCACTTCAAGTGGGTGTCCTGATAAAATCATCCCTGACTATAAAAGCTCGCCGCATAAAGCGGCGCCTACCTTGCAGTTATGGTAATTAGCTTTTGATGATGTCCTGGCAATTAGCTTTAAGGTTTCACAGACTCCAAGTGAACTTTTAAGTCATCTCGAATATACTCATAGTCCAGTGCGCCATTTTTGGCTTGTGCAACATAAACCGGTAATCCAAACTTGTCATAAACTGAAACTTGAACACTCTGGCTTTGTTTTGCATTTAAAGTGCGCTTTATCCATACACCGTTCTCAAACTCAATATTGTATTGAGTGCGGCGAGTGCTAGTTTCTCCTGACGGAAACCGTCTTGTTATATTTTCAGTACATTTACCCAGCTGAAATCGGCACTTACTGCCCTTATGTGTATTATTAACATATGTACTTAAAATTTTACTGGGCTCAGAAATTTGCTTACCTGATGCCGTAAATTCAGCTTTCATTACTGCATAAACATCAGGGTGAAAAACATTATAAGTAATTAGTTCATCGCCTTGCTGTGCAAGTACATAAGTGTAGCCTTTTGAAAATAGCCCAGTTGGAGATAAAACAAAACTTTTGGGTAAACCGGGTTGTGTAAGATTTATGTCTTTCACTGATTTAGGGCTGAGTAAATTGTCACCTAAATAAGACACTGCTTGAGACAACAAGTATGCTTGATTTTCAAGTGATGCTTTGCGTATCACTCGGTTTTGTATTAACCACTTAGCAGCCAGTTTCGAGGCAGCTTCATCAAGCTCAGCTTTGGATTTATATTTTTTTGCCGTTGGTTTATTTGGCATTGGGTTATCACAATCAACCTTTTGCTCTTTTATATAGCAATGGTTATTGTCTTTCGCATCTATTTTACTCCAACCGCTTAATGTGCTGAACGAAGATGGATCAGATCCAACAATCAATTTATCTTCATAAAAAGCGTGATTATTATCGATACCGTAGTTTAAGTTTAGTACTTCGAAAGAATCAGGATCTGCATCATCAACTTTTTTACCCTGATAATGTACACATAATTTATCTTTTGACCAGCCATAAGAGGGATCACCATCGTATTCGTAAGCAACAGATAATGAGTCAAGGTCGCATGCATAAAACTGAACTGCGTTTATATAAGCGAATTGGTTATCTTTTCCAAGCGAGTCACC
Coding sequences within it:
- a CDS encoding DKNYY domain-containing protein, whose amino-acid sequence is MTNKNHILALMLTLLFLFIAGCKSNSAYVYKVDEHKAYWVKPARFMNNKVVTQEIYGADVKSFQVMTDPKFAKDNAHAYYSGVPIPFADGKSFKHLGGEFYADDKHVFHDGKVVKGAKASTFQFVGGHPLYGDSLGKDNQFAYINAVQFYACDLDSLSVAYEYDGDPSYGWSKDKLCVHYQGKKVDDADPDSFEVLNLNYGIDNNHAFYEDKLIVGSDPSSFSTLSGWSKIDAKDNNHCYIKEQKVDCDNPMPNKPTAKKYKSKAELDEAASKLAAKWLIQNRVIRKASLENQAYLLSQAVSYLGDNLLSPKSVKDINLTQPGLPKSFVLSPTGLFSKGYTYVLAQQGDELITYNVFHPDVYAVMKAEFTASGKQISEPSKILSTYVNNTHKGSKCRFQLGKCTENITRRFPSGETSTRRTQYNIEFENGVWIKRTLNAKQSQSVQVSVYDKFGLPVYVAQAKNGALDYEYIRDDLKVHLESVKP
- the mntA gene encoding type VII toxin-antitoxin system MntA family adenylyltransferase antitoxin; translation: MIEKEKIIVQCLREKIPTLTLVYLFGSRADGSNTTKSDYDVAILTSQPLDNYQRFTIAQELAIRLDCDVDLVDLRQASTVLKMQVASTGRLLFGEKIEDDTFSAAAYSMYAHLQEQRRDVVDAYIQGVKDE
- the hepT gene encoding type VII toxin-antitoxin system HepT family RNase toxin, whose protein sequence is MNDVILNKIANIKRCLTRINEEFSDEAEFKTNFTKQDSVILNLQRACEAAIDIANVLIKQHQLGIPQSSRHCFELIETGNFIDATVAQNLQKMVGLRNIAVHDYQALNIDIVIAVVKHHLGDFELYIKQILNSQSN
- the dgt gene encoding dGTPase, producing the protein MHFKHKITNERPYNTGGNEASSLESDRGRIINSAALRRLQQKTQVFPLERNAAVRSRLTHSLEVQQNGRFIAKKIVAELQKQGRGELLKYQDKNGHEVDLGECLVTLSEMACLLHDIGNPAFGHFGEAAINDWFKRYLSAEPRFANSTKTALSFGQQTPQESDLAVLTPEMELLLDICSFEGNAQAIRVIHTLSELNLTYSQTATILKYTRAATTPKSTVADAFSTLQKKVGYYYSESEFISELCDKLQMPLGHRHPVAYIMEAADDIAYCLADMEDAVEKGILGVDELTALLIEEYQTIATRFGISDDKHLELMSKKLHYANDKASKHPDNFENEFFIWLRVGLLHPLVEHAKDRFITNLEAVYDGSFNGALLEDKSHLHAIAKALKVVAAKRVFSDKEVEQLELQGYKITSGILNEYQRVLDLDESAFQAALAGDNGFAVESRLLNRISKKYVAVYRAAVAELSESQREQAVYEFYYRCRLLQDFISGMTDQFAYDTYRVLTAID